In one Candidatus Auribacterota bacterium genomic region, the following are encoded:
- a CDS encoding HEAT repeat domain-containing protein gives MSESQQQHPIDEKLYGSMTDFIHRTVSLRRAFVLYGRDNAMCAENLAHWRAAAALLFKDRGIIEITIAGNKLFFGDSLLGAESPFVRELIENLRRLIIRRISLQRVIDDREIYLLLEMLSSESRALLIKGGPVAFLREGGAKSISVVENIYLKRVGQTGEIVLDEGKLGIEDLHFIRRQLSNIITLARGGFELGEEERGLLSEVVQHPTFVGELIREMTDAEPGAPEPEAVVQAEGMSDIFEILATELRKGGRCSPIFLSDSFSSALMAMDEPTRLEVLCAQFKTAGQLPPMLSEEVFACTPNHVANFILDMHQRDEREPRRVSTLLRRLAPSDEALKRIFSHLKPAAIERGIDRVTLEKLTKEVTELSAPARAPSPVRKGVQFTGMPQVVEKLEKISLPPGGLKAYLNKGDDRREEILVLSELLGGGTVTPKLIRTAAARIRDLVKNDSIGEACGLFSALFTPAASADRALADAARGEVKSLCGDGALHSILLAPLPLDDRGLLIAGVVKSLAPGDAGRVWEQLVSNRDGRIHDALIDAGRRESHGVAELVRLQIAGGRPDLLARGVDILSALPAELSAPILMDLCGHPEPGVRLKAVTLLGKGGVRRAVPLVRVLAGDRDREVRHTAIPVLAHLGGEAAVDRLLEIVEDSSKQWDVEDKVLACRALAKSGGERAVPMLAKLLRETHGRRSARSLYLLRASARFALESIGGPRAQDALREDSPQGVSLLRRFFGGRC, from the coding sequence ATGAGTGAATCCCAGCAACAGCATCCCATCGATGAGAAGCTCTACGGCAGCATGACGGACTTCATCCACAGGACTGTCTCGCTCAGGAGGGCATTCGTCCTCTATGGGCGGGACAACGCCATGTGTGCCGAGAACCTGGCACACTGGCGCGCCGCCGCCGCGCTGCTCTTCAAGGACAGGGGCATTATCGAGATCACGATCGCGGGGAACAAGCTGTTCTTCGGGGATAGCCTGCTCGGGGCGGAGTCCCCATTCGTGAGGGAGCTTATCGAAAATCTGCGCCGACTCATCATCAGGCGGATCTCCCTCCAGCGGGTGATCGATGACAGGGAGATCTATCTGCTCTTGGAAATGCTCTCGTCGGAGAGCAGGGCGCTCCTGATCAAGGGGGGGCCTGTGGCGTTCTTGAGAGAGGGCGGGGCGAAAAGTATCTCTGTCGTCGAAAACATCTACCTCAAGCGGGTCGGACAGACCGGAGAGATCGTGCTTGACGAGGGGAAACTCGGCATCGAGGATCTTCATTTCATCAGGCGGCAGTTGAGCAATATAATCACCCTCGCGCGTGGCGGGTTTGAGCTGGGGGAGGAAGAGCGGGGACTCCTCTCGGAAGTTGTCCAGCACCCCACGTTCGTCGGCGAGCTCATCAGGGAAATGACGGATGCCGAGCCGGGCGCCCCTGAGCCTGAGGCGGTGGTCCAGGCCGAGGGGATGTCGGATATATTCGAGATCCTCGCTACCGAGCTGAGGAAGGGAGGGAGATGCTCGCCGATCTTTCTGAGCGACTCCTTTTCCAGCGCGTTGATGGCGATGGATGAGCCTACCCGTCTGGAGGTGCTCTGCGCTCAATTCAAAACGGCCGGACAGTTGCCGCCGATGCTCAGCGAGGAGGTATTTGCCTGCACACCCAACCATGTCGCCAACTTCATCCTCGACATGCACCAGCGCGACGAGCGAGAACCACGAAGAGTGAGCACGCTGCTCAGGCGTCTCGCCCCGTCAGATGAGGCGCTCAAAAGGATCTTCTCACACCTGAAGCCTGCGGCGATTGAGCGGGGTATTGACCGCGTTACGCTCGAGAAATTGACAAAGGAGGTCACCGAACTCTCTGCGCCCGCGAGAGCTCCCTCGCCCGTTCGCAAGGGGGTTCAGTTCACCGGAATGCCCCAGGTCGTTGAGAAGCTTGAAAAGATCAGCCTGCCCCCGGGCGGGCTCAAAGCCTATCTGAATAAAGGCGATGACCGCAGGGAGGAGATTCTCGTGCTCTCCGAACTCCTGGGGGGGGGGACCGTTACGCCAAAGCTCATCCGCACGGCAGCCGCGCGCATCAGGGATCTTGTGAAGAATGATTCCATTGGGGAGGCATGCGGCCTATTCTCCGCATTGTTCACCCCCGCTGCATCAGCGGACAGAGCACTCGCCGACGCCGCTCGCGGGGAGGTCAAAAGCCTTTGCGGTGATGGCGCACTGCATTCAATTCTCTTGGCCCCCCTACCGCTCGACGATCGGGGGCTCCTCATCGCCGGTGTCGTGAAGTCCCTGGCGCCCGGCGATGCCGGTCGGGTGTGGGAACAGCTTGTGAGCAATAGGGATGGGAGAATCCACGATGCGCTCATTGACGCAGGGCGGCGTGAATCTCATGGCGTGGCGGAGCTCGTGCGCCTTCAGATAGCCGGTGGCCGGCCCGATCTCCTCGCCCGCGGGGTGGATATTTTGAGCGCGCTCCCGGCCGAGCTATCCGCCCCGATCCTCATGGATCTCTGCGGCCATCCCGAGCCAGGGGTCAGGCTCAAAGCGGTCACACTCCTGGGGAAGGGAGGAGTCAGGCGGGCGGTGCCGCTGGTGCGTGTGTTGGCGGGTGACCGCGACCGAGAGGTGAGGCATACCGCGATACCGGTTCTCGCGCACCTTGGCGGTGAGGCGGCAGTAGACAGGCTCCTGGAGATTGTGGAAGACTCGAGCAAGCAGTGGGACGTTGAGGATAAGGTGCTCGCCTGCCGTGCGCTCGCAAAATCGGGCGGTGAGCGGGCGGTTCCCATGCTCGCGAAACTGCTGAGGGAGACGCATGGGCGTAGGAGCGCGCGCTCTCTCTACCTGCTCCGCGCCTCCGCGCGTTTTGCCCTGGAGAGCATCGGCGGGCCGCGCGCGCAGGACGCGCTCAGGGAGGATTCGCCTCAGGGCGTTTCGCTCCTGCGGCGGTTCTTCGGGGGAAGGTGTTGA